A genomic region of Tigriopus californicus strain San Diego chromosome 1, Tcal_SD_v2.1, whole genome shotgun sequence contains the following coding sequences:
- the LOC131880527 gene encoding uncharacterized protein LOC131880527, which yields MPLSFYEWNVPIMADTSSMCLKLSPNGSISSQDCGQPLQAVCELDCSPRDECVNPNSAMFLQHGRWNVNFPDSNGTTKSFEEANTHCQSLNANLVVVKSLRDNWGLNQLSKKQGGLKHEAYIGLDPSTLTQACSPWDGCRGLKWLDGTPYEKNAVHWVLTTNGSASVGCFVMKHFQDSNGDNYQIIGVNDCDQRRAYSCVSQCSRTRCPMPRTLRNASNNWTFHIHHENDVVV from the exons ATGCCCTTGAGTTTCTATGAGTGGAATGTACCGATCATGGCTGATACTTCATCAATGTGTCTCAAGTTGAGTCCGAATGGATCCATATCGAGCCAAGATTGCGGCCAGCCTCTTCAAGCTGTGTGTGAACTGGATTGCTCTCCTCGAG aTGAGTGCGTCAATCCGAATTCTGCCATGTTTTTACAACATGGTCGATGGAATGTAAATTTCCCAGATAGTAATGGAACCACcaaatcatttgaagaagccAACACCCACTGTCAAAGTTTGAACGCAAATTTGGTCGTTGTCAAGTCATTGCGGGATAATTGGGGTCTAAACCAACTCTCCAAAAAGCAAGGGGGGCTCAAACATGAAGCTTATATCGGATTGGATCCAAGTACATTGACTCAAGCTTGCTCCCCTTGGGATGGCTGTCGTggtttgaaatggttggaTGGGACTCCTTATGAGAAGAATGCCGTTCACTGGGTTTTGACAACCAATGGGTCGGCCTCAGTCGGTTGCTTTGTCATGAAACACTTCCAAGACTCCAATGGCGACAACTATCAAATAATAGGCGTGAATGATTGTGATCAAAGACGAGCTTACTCATGTGTAAGCCAATGTTCCAGAACAAGATGCCCCATGCCACGAACGTTGAGGAATGCGTCGAATAACTGGACGTTCCATATCCACCATGAAAACGATGTGGTTGTGTAA